A genome region from Bufo gargarizans isolate SCDJY-AF-19 chromosome 2, ASM1485885v1, whole genome shotgun sequence includes the following:
- the CREBL2 gene encoding cAMP-responsive element-binding protein-like 2, whose amino-acid sequence MEENKVSGGKVKKPGKRGRKPAKIDLKAKLERSRQSARECRARKKLRYQYLEELVSSRERAICALREELEMYKQWCKAMDQGKIPSEIRALLTGEELNKSSNSSKQQRSVKTEPAEK is encoded by the exons ATGGAGGAAAACAAG GTATCTGGAGGAAAGGTGAAGAAGCCTGGAAAGAGGGGGAGGAAACCAGCCAAAATTGACCTGAAAGCCAAACTGGAGCGAAGCCGTCAGAGCGCGCGGGAATGTCGAGCCCGGAAGAAACTGCGTTACCAGTACCTGGAGGAGTTGGTGTCCAGCCGGGAACGAGCCATCTGTGCGCTGAGGGAGGAGCTGGAGATG TACAAGCAGTGGTGTAAAGCGATGGATCAAGGTAAAATTCCATCTGAAATCCGAGCTCTTCTCACCGGAGAGGAACTTAATAAATCTTCAAATTCCAGTAAACAGCAAAGATCCGTAAAAACAGAACCAGCTGAGAAATGA